From Triticum aestivum cultivar Chinese Spring chromosome 4A, IWGSC CS RefSeq v2.1, whole genome shotgun sequence, a single genomic window includes:
- the LOC123083440 gene encoding small ribosomal subunit protein S13, mitochondrial, with protein sequence MQQSRAWSSLARGLARRLAVGAPSAPIPPLHSAGISTGSARLLARQDGGFVHGGFMDSIRIGGVVIPNHKRVEYALQSIHGIGRARARQILSELNLENKVTKDLSKEEILTLREGIAKYMIETDLRRFKSAAVERLEGIRCYRGIRHADALPVRGQRTKTNGRTRKEKRA encoded by the exons ATGCAGCAGTCACGCGCGTGGTCGTCCCTTGCCCGCGGCTTAGCGCGCCGCCTCGCCGTGGGAGCGCCGTCAGCTCCGATTCCTCCTCTCCACTCCGCTGGAATCTCCACCGGGTCAGCCCGCCTGCTCGCCCGCCAG GACGGAGGTTTTGTTCATGGTGGGTTCATGGATTCCATTCGTATTGGTGGTGTTGTGATACCTAACCACAAGAGGGTGGAGTACGCACTGCAATCCATCCATGGCATTGGCCGGGCACGCGCCCGCCAGATCCTTTCAGAGCTCAATTTGGAGAACAAGGTCACCAAAGACCTCTCCAAGGAGGAGATCCTCACCCTCCGTGAGGGcatcgcaaagtacatgattgaaACAGACCTA AGACGGTTTAAGAGCGCGGCGGTCGAGAGATTGGAAGGGATTAGATGCTACAGGGGGATCCGGCACGCAGATGCGCTACCGGTACGTGGCCAGAGAACAAAGACCAATGGCAGGACTCGCAAGGAAAAGAGGGCTTGA